Genomic window (Megamonas funiformis):
TATGCCGAATATATTACAAGTATTGCTAAAAAAATAAATACTCGGCAATTAAATATTATAAATGTCTTAGATACTAAAAATAACAGACCTACTGTCGAAAATATGTACAAAACGCATATGAAAGAACTATATCAAAAAACTAATTTATTCAATCAAGATATGGAAATCAATGCAGCTATGTATATGCTATACAAAGACATCAAAAAAGAAGATATTGCTCTTACTCTCACTAAATATTCACCTCATGCAGTAGAACCTAATCATTCATCTTTAAGTTATATAAATAAAGCGATTATATATAATGCTCAACAAAAACTAACTGTAGAATTAGAAAAAAGACGAGAATTTGCCAAGAAAACTCTAGTAGATAAAGATATTAATAACTTATATAGCAAATACTACAGCGATTATAAAGAAAATATAGACCTTCCTTTTGATATGATAGCAGATACTATAATTGCAGCTAATATACTAAAAGCTGGTTTTAAATTAAAAGATACCTTAGATGCAATTGCTAGTCAATCTCCTAATTTAACTAATATATCCAATGAAAATATTTCAAAATATGGTCAACAAATAGAAATAATTTTAAATAAACTTACAAATACATTAAATGATACTAAAGTTCAAAAACATAATTTAGCACATACCTTAACCTTAACTAATGAACAGGAGGCTAATTAATTGCAGAAATTCATCATAAATATATTGCTAATTACATCTTTTTTCATCACACCTATAGTGCATGCTCAAGGGAACAATTACTACAATATAATTTATTCTGAAGTATCCATGTATAATCAAGAGCAAACAGACTGGATAACCAACGCTATACTTTATGCTAGCAGTACCTATAGCCTTGATCCACTATTACTTACAGCACTACTTGAGCAAGAATCTCATTTTAATCTAAATGCCATGTCAGGTGCTGGAGCTATTGGAATCGCTCAACTAATGCCAGGTACTGCTAGTATGATAGGTGTTGATCCATATAACCCTTTAGAAAATATCCTAGGTGGTGCAAGTTATCTGCGTACACAAATAGATAATTTTACGTATGCTGGACAATATAATATAACTTATGCCTTAGCTGCCTACAATGCTGGAGCAAATGCCATTTATGAATATAATGGAGTACCACCATATAAAGAAACGATTGAATATATCTATAGCATTTCAGATATCTTCAATCGATTAAATAGCTATAGATAGAAAAGAGGCTTTTATGTTAGATAAAATCTCTATTATTAGTTCTAAAATAAAAAGAAATTGTCTATCCTTGGTTATTGCTTCAGTTATAATTTCCATTATTTTTGGCAAAAGTATAGCTAGAGAAGTAGAATTTTTATTAGTTATAGATATGCTAATATTTTTTCTAATTTTATTTTGCTTATTTATAGATTCAATGATTGACATTATCAATAATATTAGAAGCTATGATAGCATTATTTCATGGTTTAAACATTTTTTAATAACTAGATATCCTTTTCCAGCATCTATGATAATGGATATCTCAATACTCATAAAAACTCTTATTAAATCAAACTATGCTTTTGAAAGATTTGTAGGAATAATATTTGCGATACTTATGATACAAGTGTGTATGGTTTTTATATATGTAATAGTAAGTGGATTAATAATTCCACTAGGTAAATTATTAATTATACTGTTTAGAGGTGATACGTTATGATACAAATGAAAAAAAGATATCTAATACCAACTATTTTTATGGGAATAGCAGTAG
Coding sequences:
- a CDS encoding lytic transglycosylase domain-containing protein; translation: MQKFIINILLITSFFITPIVHAQGNNYYNIIYSEVSMYNQEQTDWITNAILYASSTYSLDPLLLTALLEQESHFNLNAMSGAGAIGIAQLMPGTASMIGVDPYNPLENILGGASYLRTQIDNFTYAGQYNITYALAAYNAGANAIYEYNGVPPYKETIEYIYSISDIFNRLNSYR